Part of the Engystomops pustulosus chromosome 4, aEngPut4.maternal, whole genome shotgun sequence genome is shown below.
CAATTGCGGATTGTggtcagcgccaatcagtggttcgctggtcctttaaatttacGATTGCCAGCGCGCACATCCCCGTCCCCTAGGGAATCCGGGATGAGAGCTTGGAAAGGTGATTGAAGTCGGGGAGAACAGGCACCGCAGAGAGGTATGTGGGtaacaggagcacccgtgacacaatcCTGACCTTTCTCATGCAGAATAAAACTTCTGGGATTCATTATCCTCTAAGCTGTCCTGGAGGTCCCATAGAACTGAATCTAGCTCCATCCAGAGCTTTAGTGGAACATCCAAAACAACATACAATATCACAACCCAAACATCCCagtctgtataatgcacatcagTAGCACCCAATTGATCAAACATGAACCCTCCATAAAGTGGTCTAGTAATAAAtgtctttaacaaaaaaaaaatcaataaatacaTGCATAATTATGTTTTAACTCTGCCTTTCTTAGTGTGGAAAATGATTTATGTTTACTGACTGTTTTGATTAATTTTTACCACAGCCATCACTCTGCAGCTCTGCTCAGGCCCAACAACAGTTTGTTCAATGCTTTCTGGATTCTCTCTGATATCGTGACATTGTATATTTCTGTATTCTGCTATCCTGTCATTTTGCCTGTATTTGGACAATGCTtttgttttgtgattttgtactgtgtgtgCCCTGTTTATTGTGCCCTTGCTCTGGAGTCTTTTCTTCTCTGTTTGTTTgttctgtctttgtctctgtgttttgaaCTTTGGTGCAGGGAGAGAACATATTCTAGATTTCCGCTCGCTGCTTAGGAGGGGTTGGGCGGTAGAAAGGGAAAGCAGGGAAGTAGGTTAGCATTAGGGCCCACTGTCTGTGACCAGAGCCTACACTACCTCAAGTCTTCTCCATCCTGGTTTTTATATACTGTGGGACTTTATCAGGAAACCATCTTATCATAATCTTGTATTTAGTGAGGAAAACCCTTCTGTCCCCATGAACTTCTTCATTACGCACTATTTGAGGGAAACCCAAGATATCATGTGAAAACCCATCTTAGTCTTAAATCTACATAAAACTACATTTATAATTGGTGATCATGCAATCCTTTCAATGAACCAGGAATAACAGTGATCATGGTGACAATGGCTAATCCTGGATACCTTCACAATATTATACCGTGGTAAGTTACGACAGTCAATATAAGGTACTTCTGGTAATTATTATTATCCCTATCTGCTCTTCAGATGGTCATGACAAATAATATCACCTCCATCTTCCTTCTGGGATTTCCTAATCTTCAGAACTTCACATTTctcttcttctccctcctggttCTTATATATTGTATGACAATATCAGGAAACCTTCTTATCATGGTCTTGTATCTAGTGAGTAAAACCCTTcagtcccccatgtacttcttcattacaCAGCTGTCATTGTGTGACCTTGTGGTGACTACAGACATTGTCCCCGTCCTTCTTCACACTGTCCTGTATGGAGGAAGTTCTATCACTCTCAGCGGATGCTTTGTTCAGTACTTTTTCTTTGCTGCCTCTGAATCTTCGGAATGTCTTCTCCTgtcggtgatgtcctatgaccggtatttggccatctgtaaccccctccgttATCACTCCATCATGAGTCATAAATTGTGCATGATATTGATCAGTATAATCTGGTTGTTGAGTTTTATGGTAACGTTGATGGATGTTATTTCTATATATAGTCTACATTTCTGTGGACCACACATCATTGACCATTTCTACTGTGATGTAGAACCAGTCCTGCAGCTCTCCTGCTCAGATACATCAAGAATTCAAACACAGAttgtttttttgggatttttataTGTCATTGTACCTTTTATAGTAATAGTAATGTCCTATGTGTACATTGTCCTCACCATCCTGAAGATCCCGTCCACCACCGGAAGacataaagccttctccacctgtagctcccacctcactGTGGTTTCCATATATTATGGAACAATAATGATTGTTTATATCTTTCCAACAAGAGGAGAATCCCAGAACCTAAATAAGGTATTGTCCTTGATGTATACTGTGCTGACTGCACTTCTTAACCCTATCATATACACCCTGAGGAACAGGGACTTTAAGGAAGCTTTTCATAAAATGAATATGTCTATAAAAGGGTGAAGTGACGCTGAGGCAGGATTTCCtgttattttacttttaaatTCTCACACCAATTACTAAAAAAAGTCTTGTAGCCATTTCCTTATACCCCTTTCAACTTACgagttaagaagtgtccgagacacaactGTGGCACATGCTGCACGATATTTGATGCAACACagaattctgcactgaagggggcgttccgttgCTCAGTCGGCCACATTTGACACGCAacatccaacagaagtgtgtggcctgccccatgttaa
Proteins encoded:
- the LOC140128622 gene encoding olfactory receptor 10C1-like, which codes for MVMTNNITSIFLLGFPNLQNFTFLFFSLLVLIYCMTISGNLLIMVLYLVSKTLQSPMYFFITQLSLCDLVVTTDIVPVLLHTVLYGGSSITLSGCFVQYFFFAASESSECLLLSVMSYDRYLAICNPLRYHSIMSHKLCMILISIIWLLSFMVTLMDVISIYSLHFCGPHIIDHFYCDVEPVLQLSCSDTSRIQTQIVFLGFLYVIVPFIVIVMSYVYIVLTILKIPSTTGRHKAFSTCSSHLTVVSIYYGTIMIVYIFPTRGESQNLNKVLSLMYTVLTALLNPIIYTLRNRDFKEAFHKMNMSIKG